From the Anopheles stephensi strain Indian chromosome X, UCI_ANSTEP_V1.0, whole genome shotgun sequence genome, the window TGGAGCGGTCTTATCGATTGCCACTAATCGAGCGGACTTATCGGTGAAGTTGAGGCCGAGTTCATCGGTGGCCTTAAGAAACCCACTGCCCATAAATCCCTGTTGGGCCATCCGATGGAAATATTCGAGTGGTTGTCGATATCTCCAGCAGTAAACAACTGATAGGCCCCTGAAAGCTCGAAGTAGAACACACAATTTGGTTAATCCCAATCTCCGTGACTTCAGTGCGCCGGACATTATTCGACCGAGAGTGTTGCACATGTAATCGAGCGGCACAACAGCGAGTGTGAAACAGAGCAACCGATTGTTTCTCGCTAACGTAACCGATTCTCCAGTATCTCCTATATATGGTTTCCCATTATGCGCTGCTGGTGGTTTTCTTCACTTTCACGTCACGTTGCAGCGGAGTGGAGTGGTCGGGTGCTTTCCCAGCTGTTTGGAAATCGATTttgcaaattaaaattatcGCATCGAACCCGTAACTACCTGAGCGCATTCGCGGTGACGGATATTTGGATTTAAATTTGGATGTCTTACTAATCTTCATCCAAGATAATCTGAGCACCAGTAACTTCGTTCccgccatttttgttttcctgggCGATCCTCCCACATTGCCAAACGCAACGCATTTTCTACATTGCTCCGTCCTTCAACGCTAATGAACCAATTTTAAGGCCCAATTGTATGGAAAGGTGTTGGTGCACCGCAGCCCAACACCACTTCCGCATTCCTTCACAACCAGCCGTCCAACTAGCGACGGTTGGAAAGCTCGCACCGAATTACCTACCTCAATGTTGCCGAGCGTTTGAAAGGAGGTAAAGATCAGCATGAAGCCGCcgccgagcagcagcacattcACCAGATTCCGTTCCACCATTGTTCCGCACGATCGCGCACActagcaaataaacaaaacaatcaagcacaatgcgttcgcgcacaacaaaaacaaaacaagcgcccagcagcagcagcacgtcacGTCCGCGATCGACGGTGGCAGGATTGCAATTGAAGTCAGGGCAGTCCCGAAAAACGGTTGCAACCGCGCGATGAGAAATGTCCGCCCTCCCCCGTCAGTACGCGACGCCGgtcggacagcagcagcagcagcagcggcacgCATCACTTTCATATCGCTCAATTGTGCTAAACTGCCGCTCGCATCACCACTACACCAGCGCCCGGATGCAGTACTACCACCGACAGATTAGCGCGATCGGCTGttggagagagtgagagcgagtgagTGGGTGAGAGTGAGAGTGGAGGCTTCTCGTTCACAGCCTACAGAGACCTGACGGTGTTTGAGATGGGCTGTAGTGTTTGTAGAGGGTGAGATTAGTTCACTGGCCCTCCTCATAATCTCTTATCTGAGACGACCGCTCCAGTTCATCCGGTTCTGGAACGAGATCCCAGTGTCGCCGGAGTATCGGATCTCCGGGATATTGTTACCCGAGATGGTTGCATTAACTGTCCCCTTTTCAATGCAGCGTAATGTTCAACTTTCGCTCACACGATCACGACGGCGAGCCTTTTACATTACTGAGGGGTCTTCAAGACAGGccgagaggggggggggggggagggtgcaATTCGGCTGTAAAGTGAAATGGAGATTTCTCTCTATAAGCAAATCGACTTTCCTTTACTCGAACTGCATTTGCAACTCCGACAGACGCGTCGGACAACCTGATTGGGCAGGGGTCGCCAATGAGGTCTCGATCATCGAAGCTCCGTACGAGCTTGAGCTGACCAAATTGCAAGTAAACCGCCAAACCGGACGGTCTTGCTAGACGTCGTTAACCGCCAAGTTCCTAATAAGGGGGTTTCAAAAAGGCGAAACTTATAATTTTGCCCTCACACTCCCAAAAGGGTTTGGGCTGTTCACCTCAACAACCTGCAATCTGTTCTGAGCCGCTGTGAGATACATTtctaggcaaaaaaaaacaagatcaGCTGCAGGTCAGTTACATCGGCGATCTTCCAACATATCATCAACGCGCTTATCGCAATTATGCAACTCTCTTGGTTCATGGTGGTTTGTCCGCTCGGTTCGAACAGAATGGGAGGGGGGTGGAGATTGCATAGATGCAGCTCTCGGGGCAAAGCTGTACGCGTTTCTGGTGACTCACACacccgcgcgcgcgcgctctatGCATAATCGGCCGACCGAGGGAAaacaattaattttccatttaaacgtctgcgtttttttttttcgacccTTCGCCCTTCGGCTGTCCTCGCGAAAACCctttttaatgtaattttataCACTCTACTTTTCAACTCTattccctctctctcgctctaggTCCCTGTAGCAGTAGTCGTGGCTTGtggttgtgcttttttatCCTCGTCAGCCACCAAGTTTATTTCTTGTTATTATGAAAGGGttctgtgtattttttttaaattaagtaACAATAGAACACCACCCTCGCCCACGTTTTGAGGCGACTGTTTGATCGAGTTTTGTAAACGAACCGTACGCTTGTCTCGGTACGGCGGCATAGTTacagataatttttttttgttattggtttttatagttttatattttttgtgttttgtttttgctttgttttcttatatGCATGtaccatttgtttgtttttttttttgttgttttcgtttggtaaacaatgcattttttccctaactgataaattcaaaaaatatatataataataaacaatcaaacggTGTTATTTACATCTAAGTCAATTGGCCAGCTCCCCGCCACCGTCCTCGGCCGCCGGCACACCATCCCGCTCGTCCAGTATCGCACAGACGTACTCCGCCATATCACTGGTGTCGGCCTGGACGTCGCCGGCCCCGTATCGCTGAAGAAATTCCATCGCCAGCAGCTGCTCGTAGTTGCCCCGCTGCTGGAACTTTTTCTGCAGGCAGCTGGCGGTGAACGCGTGAAACTCCGCACTGAACTCTTCCGAGTCGGGGGCCGCGGATTTGGGCAGCCGGGGCGGTTCATCGTTCACCACCTGCTTCAGCTGCTCGAACGGGGTCCGCCAGGTTGCGTAAGGGAAGCGGCCGGTGGCGATCTCCACCATCGTGATGCCGAGCGACCATACGTCCGACTTGATGTCGTAGCCTGCCGTCCGGCTGCACGAGCTCGGATCGATACGTTCCGGTGCCATGTACGGTTTGCAGCCGGCATCGATCGTTTTCGCTACCGAATCCACCAGATAACCTACCGGGGCGAGCAAAAACCCGTATCGCTTAGTGGGTGCGCAGATGGGGTTCGGATGACCCATTGACTACTTACCCGATATACCGAAATCGCACATCTTCACCTCGCCGCGCCGATTCATCAGCACGTTCGACGGCTTCACGTCCCGGTGGATGACGCGCAGCTCGGTGTGCAGGTAGTGCAGGGCGCGCACGATCGCCAGCGCAATCCGGCCCAGTATGCGCTCGGGGATGGTGCGCCCCGGGCGCTTGTACACCACCGGATAGAACTTGTCCACGCTCGTGTCCATCACCTCCATGCAGATCCACACGTCGCCCTCGCGGAACAGGGCACCGTAAAACTGTACCGTGTGCCGGCAGTCGCTCGCCCGCATCGACACGTCCAGATCCATCAGCAGCCGTTTCTGCTCCTGCGACTGtacgccaccaccgccaaggCCACCGCCCGCACCCATCCCGCTCGTGACGGTAATGCGCTTGACCGCCATCACCGTGCCGGACGGTTGGTGCAGCATCTTCTCCACGATACCGTACGCGCCCCGGCCCAGATCGGCCAGCTTGCGCAGATGATCCGCCTCGACCACGAACGATCGTTCGCCCACCGTCAGCGTACCGCGCTTGTCCAGGTTGCGCGGTGTCGCACCCTCGGCACTGTCCGGCACGGTGCTACCGCCACCGGTGTCACCGTCCAGCTTCAGCTTGATaatcggtttgtttttccgcGGCATCGTGCGTGCGGatggagaaggaggaggagtaGCGCGGCAGTGCAGGCGatactcagcagcagcaacagcccaAACCAGAGAAACCCCGACCGACAACAGAAAAACCTTGCGTGCTTCTGAGTTGATAAAAAAGGGGCAAACCGTAACCGAGGCTGTCACTGCACCAAG encodes:
- the LOC118504146 gene encoding dual specificity mitogen-activated protein kinase kinase 6; this encodes MPRKNKPIIKLKLDGDTGGGSTVPDSAEGATPRNLDKRGTLTVGERSFVVEADHLRKLADLGRGAYGIVEKMLHQPSGTVMAVKRITVTSGMGAGGGLGGGGVQSQEQKRLLMDLDVSMRASDCRHTVQFYGALFREGDVWICMEVMDTSVDKFYPVVYKRPGRTIPERILGRIALAIVRALHYLHTELRVIHRDVKPSNVLMNRRGEVKMCDFGISGYLVDSVAKTIDAGCKPYMAPERIDPSSCSRTAGYDIKSDVWSLGITMVEIATGRFPYATWRTPFEQLKQVVNDEPPRLPKSAAPDSEEFSAEFHAFTASCLQKKFQQRGNYEQLLAMEFLQRYGAGDVQADTSDMAEYVCAILDERDGVPAAEDGGGELAN